Below is a genomic region from Sphaeramia orbicularis chromosome 6, fSphaOr1.1, whole genome shotgun sequence.
tttgatatttacttttgttgtccatccatgacactgccatttgtcaaaactctttctatttaggtatgataaaaaaaaattttttttttcctctaatcaattattaggttgtaaaatagagggtttaaggtatacactgaataaattttaggatgaaaatgtcataggaacttcacttttgagaactttgtaattgttgcaaaaaatagatgttacTTTTTTGCCCATGCATGACACagtagttttttatatttttcatttaaaaatatttgaaactaaattaaattttgccctttgagtatgtttaagatggcatttagaacTTTCCAATAATGTGTAATAtatgtcttaaacttgtctggttcaaaagttatgaatcaaaaaataGTGGGATATCCATCCGTGATGCCCTTGACCTCGCCCAACAGTTACAGTGACGACAGTGAGGCACCATtttcaggtcaaatgtggtctggAGGGTCTgcgaggtccacctctgcatgaacaatgaATGTAActactttgttaggtaccatgaactaatggtactaatgttagtaatgatgttcaaagtgataatgtgtatgtggacaggtgtctggatcagcacttatgatgttgTAATGCTCAaagtgttgttctaatgttctaaaatgcatgttcctttcacctttcaagtgtttttcttgtgttttttatatttacttcttgtatttatttgttttcttgcaacttatgggtaaggaaccaaatatgataacttcattaaccttgattttctatataacaataaaaaatttagaaaaatctcacaaaagtaattaagtcttgttatgtcccccaataacacactaaggttaaagtgttgaatttcagagtatttctatgagtgccttataaagggttagtGCATGTTAAGATACACCCTGAACCTGAAAATCCACTTCCTGCTGCCTTCCAGGACCCCCTCTGAGTCTCCCATTAGTCCCAGGGGGTTATATAGCCACAAAGCCGCCTTTCTACCGCTCCTTATCACCTCACCTTAAAGCCAAGAGTCTGGCCCTGGGTGCAGAGCATGCCATCCTTCTCAGTGCCACTGGAGCTGTGTATACCTGGGGACTGGGCAGGTAGAGCTCACACATCTGTCTGCACTGATGATGAGTGTTTAGCAACCACATGTATATGCATGAGCTTGTGTGTCCATGTATTTGACAGTCATGGACAGTTAGGGCATGGCGGCCTCACCTCTGAGGAGGAGCCCAGGGCGGTGGAGGCTCTTTGGGGGATGCCCATGAAACACGTTGTGACAGGAGGCTGGCACTGTGCCTGCATTAGTGGTGAGTGTCAAGCAAAGATGTGGGCAGTGAAATGGGTTTGACACAGTCTGAGAAAGAATAACATGACCGAGCTTTTCCTCACAGATGGGGCTGATCTTTATATCTGGGGCTGGAATGAAAGTGGACAACTTGGACTTCCATCACAGAGTCTGAGGAAAGGACACAAGGAGGAAAGTAGCCagcaagcaggttggtgtgttTCCTTAACCAACAGCCTCATATTTGAGTAGCACAGAAGGAAACGTTATTGATGTGTGGtctttattacagtattattgttctgtgtatatcctcctgagacccagcaatgcatttttgtcctctgtagggaataagagtttcacagttttacttaacaaaaacaaaacaaacaaaacaacaaagacgCTGTCAAATgcaggatattccattaaaaaacaaaatgtatgtgaaaaaactgttggaTCATGCTGTTTTTATTCagggcaattatttaatatacaAAAAGCCAAAATCTTTACCTTtacctaggtctcaggaggatatgattcGATAAGGTGGTGTAATTTATACAACCCCAACATTGtggaaatgtaaataaaaacagaatacaatgaATTTCAAATCCTATTTGGCCTATATTCAGTTGAATACACTACAGCGACAAGATATGTAATGTTCAAAACTGCTAAACTTTGTTGCTGTGTGCAAATATTCACTCATTTTGAATTTGATGCCTGCAACACGTTCTAAAAGAGCCAGGACAGAATGATGTCTGTTTTAATGCAATGGGAGGGATCATAGGTCATGGGCATTTGTGTTGGTTTCAGCCTTGCCGCTTACGTGTAGAGATTTACAAATGTTTTGATGATATTACAGACTGTAGAGGATTAAATCCATAACTTTCATGCGACTGTACATTGAGAAACATTTTTCTTAAACTGTTGGACCATTTGCTCATGCAGTTGTGCACAAAGTAGTGAAGCAGAGAATTGGGGTTGTATAATAATTCTTAGACCTTATCCAACAAGGGATCGCAACAATAAAAATTGAGGTGTTTATCAGAATTGGAAAAGGACATCACTACTCAATTTCTGTAGTGTATTTTTGGCACCCAAGTGAACTACAGTTAATACCTAAATGAAACCAGTACTGTAGGTATGAGAAACTGATTTATACAGTGTATGAAGCAACCATCCACTTAAATGTACCATGAGTTGTGTTGTTTGTTCTTGCCACTTATAAATGATGGAAGTGAAAGTAATATTAACTGCATTGAACAGCAGCAGACTGCCAGAGTGCCAGCATAAATCCAGGTGGAAAGCCACTAGAGGGAGAGAAAGACAAAGAGGTGTTCATATCCATCCAGGCATTCCCTGCTCTGCTCGATATAAGTCCATCATGTGAAATCAGGACAGTCAGCTGCGGCTCCCGGCACACAGCTGCAGtaacgggtaaaaaaaaaaaaaaaaaactcgcttCGCAATGCTGTATAACAATGTACACTTTCtctagcatttttattttttatctgatagtgtttttatttcagcCACAGGTGACCTTTACACTTGGGGCTGGGGTAAGTGTGACCTTTAGATTCTTAACTCTTACTAATGTGTGACAATTTGTAACAGACTCTATAAATAATCAACCTGCTTTCTTTCCTTGACATTTTCAGGTGAGTATGGCCAGCTTGGACACAAGAATTTAATCAGTACAGATGAGCCCCAGTGTGTTGACTTCTTTAAGGAGCAGAAGCTGTATGTGGTTGACGTAGTGTGTGGACCGTGGAACACGTTTACGGCTGTAGGTGAAGAGGAAGTAAAATTATCTTGAAAATTCCTTCCTTGAACAGTAGACTTTGGACAACATTACAAGGAAGTATTAACTTATTGCAATAAATATAGTATTTCAAAGTTATTTTGGaatatattttcacattttgttgtatgactgcattaaaaactgtgaaaaagacacattttggaaacttttttttattttccttatacaaatttttaaaaagtcagaTATTTTATACTTCACAAAGGCtaaataaaagtgttaaagtTGTAAAATCCACAGGTAGATATAATTTAAGGCAAGTATTTAAAACATCTAAATGAAAATTAAACATTACAGTGGTTAGAGATTAAACTGAGATGCATTTCCAGAGGCCAGTAGAAGTCTTCACAGCACAATCTTGAAAGAACTGGAGAAATGAAAAAATGTTGTATAAACTGTTGTTATGTGTATTATGTAAAATACATTGGGTGTTAACCTTAATGTCTCTAACTCACCTGACAAAATCTGGTGATCTTgaaatgacatgttgaaactctGAGAGGTTCACTGTgccatctttgtcaatgtcggactcttcaagaatctaaaatatacagaagaaatgTATGTAATGACAACCTTTGTCAAGTAGCCATCTTCATCTTCAGTTATCAGTAGACTTACATTGCTGATAAGCTGTCTCATTTCTTCCGGGCTTAGTCTTGTTTCATCCGTTTCTCCAGTCAGACAGTTTACCAGCTTCTCCAAGTCACTGCCATCTAGGGTTCCATCGTCATCGAAgtctgaaaatataaaaaaaacccaaacatatcAAGCAGGTCAACATCCCTCAAATAACAACAAGAGCCAGCCCAATTTCAATCAAGCTGCTTACCAAATATGCGGAAGGCATAGTGGGATTTGATTTCCAGGGTAGCAGAGTCGCTGAAGGCACTCAAGAGGTCCAGAAAGTCTTCAAATGTAAGGCTTCCATCTTTTTGTGGAGATGTTGAAAAGACGTGACATATTCTTTCTCTGAAAGGGTTGGACTGTGACGGGAACAAGTACAAGGTTCAGTAAAGCTTATCACTACTAAAGCGCTTTCTTCAGAACGTAAGCAATGGGAACAACTAGAGTATTAGTCAGTTTAACGTGACACCTGATTTGCCCTTTTCACCTGTATCTTTTTACCTTAAGCTCTGGCAGAGTAAGAATCCTGTCCATTGGTAGTCTGGAATTTGCTCCGTCTCTCTCATCTTTAGTAAGCAGTTCGGTGAATCTCTTGTGAGCCCTTCgagaaaataaaacagattaatcaCTTCTCATATGAAAAATAGTGCCAGAATGATTGGTTTAACCCTCAAAAGCCAAGCCCAAGCATATCCATTGTTTTAAAATAACTGCGGAAcctctcatttggacattcagactcCATAATCGCtgtaaacagatattaaacattttgtattaGTTTAGTGGATAAGATAATTCTTTGCACATGGTCAGTTAATTAAATAAAGCTAAATACCCTAAAATACACCCACAACAATATTAAAATGAAGGGTTTTAACCTGCTTATAAAAAttagatataaagaaaaaaaaaaccacctggAAGCAGGAAACTGACTTTCTTTGGTGTTCATGGTATAAATTTAAGTTATTATTTAAAATAGTTGTAGGCTAATTAGTTAAATTTAGTTATACTTTAAGTGAAATTATTTGAAATGATTTCTAAGACAATATAAAATCTGGACTTTAAAAGAACAAGATGAAACTTCTGAGACACTTCACAGACAAATGATGTAGAgtgacagaaaatgacaaaaaaaaaacaaaaacaggaggcAGAGGTCTGAAACACTGTTCTTGACCTCTGAGagttaaactaataaacaaaTAAGTAATGTAAGATGACACTTACAGAAGGATTTCTTGTTTTGTCAAGAATGTCAGCTCCTGAAAAGTAGAAATAAGCATTAGTACTAAACTTATTTCACAGACTTTAGTAGCCATCACCAAAACACAGAAGTTGCCATTAACGTGCAATTTATTAGAAATAAAGCTGCTCTTATCTCATTCTAAGTCTAACAATACCAAAAAATAAGAGGCTAATATACTGAGGAGTTAATTTCTGACATTATATGGGTTACTACATAACATAGTAGGCGTATTAACTACGGTAAGGTTCAGCTTTAGCAACTCGGTTTATACAGTATACAAAACTTGACTTTGGGAACTTACTTGGTATTCTGACAACAAATCCTTCCCGAGCTGACTCGCCGTCGTGCCCATCTTGTACTTTTCAACTCGATATCTTTACTAGTTTTGATGTTGTAAACACTTGTACCAAGAAGAAGACAACAGACAGTCGATATGGTTGATTTGCATAGCTTACTTCCGGTTTCTGCCCGAGTGACGCGTTCCTTTTCCTGTAGTTTGGAACGTGACAGTTTCCATAGTGACGTACttttttaatttgaattattattatgattatgtagtttgtttatttatttaagagaaCAATTCGGGATACAAAAAATTTATAGCAGGAGTTCAAAACAAAGTTACatgttgggtgaaaaaaaaaaaaaaaaaaaaagtctgaatttagAATTGACTATCATTGGTACGGAAGAGGAtcagggccactgggaaaaaaaataataaaattaaggtccaatgtattattattatttatttatttaaattattattctgagaaaaaattcagaattctgaggaaaaattcagaattctgagaaaaaagtcagaattctgagattaaagtcataattctgaggaaaaagtctaaattgtgagaaaaaaaagtctgaattctgacttttttatcagaattctgactttaatctcagaacaataatttttaaaaatatttaaaacagctagaattctgacaaaaaagtcagaattgtgagattaaagccagaattctgacttttttctcataattataagaaaaaataaaaataaaaaattccagtGGTCCCAATCCTTTTTCACACATTGGCCCATAATGAGTAtatttagtgttgtttttttgttgttgtttttttattcttaccAATGAAATAATCTAGGTTTGTGACTGTATTGTTTGTAGGAATACCATTCCCATATTTAAATCACATTCCATCAGTGGTAATAACTTGTGCATGTATATTCTCAAAACTGACGCAAGGAAAACCCCTTTAATAATTATCCTGACACATGGCAATAATTAGACACTGACAGGcaggattttatttttacactttgccCAAGTATAACAGGACATAACAAACCCATCCAAGCATGTGGTGTAAGTTTCATCATGGTCTGTGCTATTAAATTCTTCCACTGTTTTGGTCATTtgtgccttaattttttttttacagaaaacacaAAGTATATGTCACTATAAATTACTATTTAAAAAAGTTAAAGGTTGATGTTTAGTGTGAAAATAAAGATACTCATTATCAACAAAAAGGCACAAAGGATCAATCTATGCCCTGTTGAAGAGTGCATAGTTGAAACATGCAAGTGATGGTGTCCCAATGGCTAATGAAGcacttttatttttgtatcagTGTGCCTCTGACTTGTTTCTGGCTGTTTAATTTTGATCTATTGAGACCCTTTCTACTCTTCTATTTGTTCAATTTGGAATCCAAAATGTGAAATGTATTCAGGACTCTTCCTGAAAAATGTTTACAGTGTTAATGAAAATAGTCTGCCTTTAAGTCAGCTTCTTTTAATAGCTTATTGCAAAACTTCCAGCAATACACAGCCACAActatttcaaatgaaaaatgatTTAACATAGTAGATTGTATGTGATAATATATAAAAAAGGGAAACTTGAgtaatataattaaaataaatgataaatcaaaAGTATGTGTAGTAAGTACACATCTAATAAAGTGTTTATTATACATTTCTAgcaatgtaatttttattttgaacaagaaaaaaatgaatctAGTGCAGAAATCAATCTCAGAAATTAGACTAGTTGCATACAAATGGTaaggaaaaaaacagtaataCAACTACAAAAGAAGTTTTGGATGATCATTCACAGGGCACTGAATAATTGATGCtacaaatgaacatttaaaaaaaaaaagaaaaatccttaTATTTATATCCCTAGAAAAGCA
It encodes:
- the rccd1 gene encoding RCC1 domain-containing protein 1 isoform X1, with the translated sequence MRWFGFGFNAFGQICVHNELSKDEGRDTVSDVKIMNPTELHRNVDKSVCGRNKCLKTSQIRASWSRRVWLHVDGDSCVCLAGFGGTSVVDSSGCTDTVLSETHLTLAFSDRIESWDLQKKEKTPAWSMEIQPPTDTSGPPLSLPLVPGGYIATKPPFYRSLSPHLKAKSLALGAEHAILLSATGAVYTWGLGSHGQLGHGGLTSEEEPRAVEALWGMPMKHVVTGGWHCACISDGADLYIWGWNESGQLGLPSQSLRKGHKEESSQQAAADCQSASINPGGKPLEGEKDKEVFISIQAFPALLDISPSCEIRTVSCGSRHTAAVTATGDLYTWGWGEYGQLGHKNLISTDEPQCVDFFKEQKLYVVDVVCGPWNTFTAVGEEEVKLS
- the rccd1 gene encoding RCC1 domain-containing protein 1 isoform X2 encodes the protein MRWFGFGFNAFGQICVHNELSKDEGRDTVSDVKIMNPTELHRNVDKSVCGRNKCLKTSQIRASWSRRVWLHVDGDSCVCLAGFGGTSVVDSSGCTDTVLSETHLTLAFSDRIESWDLQKKEKTPAWSMEIQPPTDTSGPPLSLPLVPGGYIATKPPFYRSLSPHLKAKSLALGAEHAILLSATGAVYTWGLGSHGQLGHGGLTSEEEPRAVEALWGMPMKHVVTGGWHCACISDGADLYIWGWNESGQLGLPSQSLRKGHKEESSQQAADCQSASINPGGKPLEGEKDKEVFISIQAFPALLDISPSCEIRTVSCGSRHTAAVTATGDLYTWGWGEYGQLGHKNLISTDEPQCVDFFKEQKLYVVDVVCGPWNTFTAVGEEEVKLS
- the cib1 gene encoding calcium and integrin-binding protein 1, encoding MGTTASQLGKDLLSEYQELTFLTKQEILLAHKRFTELLTKDERDGANSRLPMDRILTLPELKSNPFRERICHVFSTSPQKDGSLTFEDFLDLLSAFSDSATLEIKSHYAFRIFDFDDDGTLDGSDLEKLVNCLTGETDETRLSPEEMRQLISNILEESDIDKDGTVNLSEFQHVISRSPDFVSSFKIVL